One Rhea pennata isolate bPtePen1 chromosome 3, bPtePen1.pri, whole genome shotgun sequence DNA segment encodes these proteins:
- the LOC134138023 gene encoding cysteine-rich venom protein-like has translation MILSAVFLCLIAVLPWSTGKEHVSFDALSTSKADQQELIVDKHNALRRGVNPPASNMLKMEWSPEVAKNAEAWANQCTLKHSPADMRKINITCGENLFMSTAPYSWPDVVQAWYNEVKDFKYGSGATHPGAVVGHYTQVVWYKSYKVGCAVAYCPKANYAYFYVCQYCPAGNIRGSLAKPYKEGNPCGDCPNDCDNGLCTNPCKYVDAYGNCPNLAKSFGCTFNSVKVNCPATCQCKTEIK, from the exons ATGATTCTGTCAGCAGTGTTCCTGTGCCTCATAGCTGTGCTGCCTTGGTCCACTGGAAAG GAACATGTAAGTTTTGATGCTCTGTCAACTAGCAAAGCAGATCAGCAAGAGCTGATTGTTGACAAACACAACGCCCTCAGGAGAGGAGTCAACCCGCCTGCCAGCAACATGTTGAAGATG GAATGGAGTCCTGAAGTTGCGAAGAATGCTGAAGCTTGGGCAAATCAATGTACTTTAAAGCACAGTCCTGCAGACATGAGGAAAATCA ATATAACCTGCGGTGAAAATCTCTTCATGTCAACAGCCCCTTACTCCTGGCCAGATGTTGTTCAGGCCTGGTATAATGAGGTGAAAGATTTCAAGTATGGCAGCGGAGCAACACATCCAGGTGCTGTGGTTGGCCATTATACTCAG GTGGTTTGGTACAAGTCTTATAAAGTTGGATGTGCAGTTGCTTACTGTCCTAAGGCTAATTATGCATACTTTTATGTCTGCCAGTACTGCCCTGC GGGGAATATAAGAGGTTCGCTTGCAAAACCCTACAAAGAAGGAAATCCTTGTGGTGATTGCCCTAATGACTGTGACAATGGACTATGCA CCAACCCTTGCAAGTATGTGGATGCTTATGGCAACTGTCCTAACTTGGCAAAATCTTTTGGATGTACCTTTAACTCTGTTAAAGTGAACTGCCCTGCTACCTGCcaatgcaaaactgaaataaagtaa